A genomic stretch from Deinococcus ruber includes:
- the queA gene encoding tRNA preQ1(34) S-adenosylmethionine ribosyltransferase-isomerase QueA gives MSAENLDALLARLSFELPADRIAQTGAEPRDSSRLMVVGQGSLQHRIFSDLPDLLRRGDVLVFNESRVIPARVMAHKPSAGGQGGGRIEVLLLRQELRPELGEHVWSAYLKPAKRAGNVLLLGDVQAEVVGVLDDGARLLRFPEDILPHLERIGTLPLPPYIAAGSAQLEDADFQQRYQTVYAQTPGSVAAPTAGLHFTPELLARLDSMGVQRAAVTLHVGAGTFKPISGPVSEHVMHAESFEISQATADAVNRAKREGRRVVAVGTTSVRALQSAWDGAELHAGPGDTSIFITPGYASFVPDLLITNLHLPGSTLLLLVAAFAGEERIRAAYSAALATGYRFYSLGDAMLLERADHQQSETLS, from the coding sequence ATGAGCGCGGAAAATTTGGATGCGCTGCTGGCCCGCCTGAGCTTCGAGCTGCCCGCAGACCGCATTGCTCAGACCGGAGCCGAGCCGCGTGACTCCAGCCGTCTGATGGTGGTGGGTCAGGGCAGCCTTCAACACCGCATCTTCAGCGACTTACCCGACCTGCTCCGGCGCGGCGACGTGCTGGTGTTCAACGAAAGCCGCGTCATTCCGGCCCGCGTGATGGCCCACAAGCCGAGCGCGGGCGGGCAGGGCGGCGGCAGAATCGAGGTGTTGCTGCTGCGCCAGGAACTCCGGCCAGAGCTGGGCGAACACGTCTGGAGCGCCTATCTCAAGCCTGCGAAGCGTGCCGGAAACGTGCTGCTGCTGGGTGATGTACAGGCCGAAGTGGTGGGCGTGCTGGACGACGGCGCACGGCTGCTGCGCTTTCCGGAAGATATCCTGCCCCATCTGGAGCGCATCGGAACGCTGCCGCTGCCGCCATATATCGCGGCTGGGTCGGCCCAGCTTGAAGATGCCGACTTTCAGCAGCGCTATCAGACGGTGTATGCCCAGACGCCCGGCAGCGTGGCGGCTCCGACGGCGGGGCTGCACTTCACGCCCGAGCTGCTCGCCCGGCTGGACAGCATGGGCGTGCAGCGGGCCGCTGTGACGCTGCACGTGGGAGCGGGAACTTTTAAGCCCATTTCCGGCCCCGTGTCAGAGCACGTGATGCACGCCGAGAGCTTCGAGATTTCGCAGGCGACGGCAGACGCGGTCAACCGGGCCAAGCGGGAAGGGCGGCGGGTGGTGGCGGTCGGAACCACCAGCGTGCGTGCCCTTCAGAGTGCGTGGGACGGAGCCGAGCTGCACGCTGGCCCCGGCGATACCAGTATCTTCATCACGCCGGGGTATGCCAGCTTTGTGCCCGACCTGCTGATCACCAATCTGCACCTGCCGGGAAGCACGCTGCTGCTGCTGGTGGCGGCCTTTGCGGGTGAGGAACGCATCCGGGCGGCGTATTCGGCAGCGCTCGCCACGGGTTACAGGTTTTACAGCCTGGGCGACGCGATGCTGCTAGAAAGAGCCGACCACCAGCAGAGCGAAACGCTTTCCTGA
- a CDS encoding NADH-quinone oxidoreductase subunit A: MLLIAGGIGVLAVIVSLLLGPKKPSRTKLMPYESGNDPEGGADRQRFPVHFYLVAMLFIVFDIETAFFYPIATAYQKLGVFAFWETVSFVVLVLVGYYYILKKGVLEWA; encoded by the coding sequence ATGCTGCTGATCGCCGGGGGAATCGGCGTGCTGGCGGTCATTGTCAGCCTGTTACTGGGGCCGAAGAAACCCAGCCGTACCAAGCTGATGCCCTACGAGAGCGGCAACGACCCGGAAGGCGGCGCAGATCGTCAGCGCTTTCCGGTGCATTTTTATCTGGTTGCCATGCTGTTTATCGTGTTCGATATCGAAACAGCCTTCTTCTATCCGATTGCCACGGCTTACCAGAAACTCGGCGTCTTCGCCTTCTGGGAAACGGTCAGTTTCGTGGTGTTGGTACTGGTGGGCTACTACTACATTCTGAAAAAAGGGGTGCTGGAGTGGGCGTAA
- a CDS encoding N-acetyltransferase: MPSLLLRSFDAADYALLAEFLTRLHPDSPQSAEDLMRFDAGRLPDEHHARTLAVLGGELIGMVETERSRQFNQPGWYGLHVRTADAGLWQQLEKSGLDTLRPLSPAVLHTSVREGWPEYQRLQNEGWQEHERTWLSTLDLTHFDAASFAARAQRAQAAGIVIGTPEELGWDGSEAVQRRLYELVVLLLSDVPTTDPLIPWPFEVWQRRIIHENFRPSGPLIAVHSGEWVGLTELYQPMLPRPGTLRQGLTGVRREWRGNGVAWALKLKAAARAQAQGWRQILTSNHVNNREMLGINEAMGFVKEPALVVLKREWNG, encoded by the coding sequence ATGCCGAGCCTTCTACTCCGCTCCTTCGACGCTGCCGATTACGCGCTGCTGGCCGAGTTTCTGACGCGGCTGCACCCAGATTCCCCACAGAGTGCCGAAGACCTGATGCGCTTTGATGCCGGACGCCTGCCCGACGAACACCACGCCCGCACGCTGGCCGTTCTGGGGGGCGAGCTGATCGGTATGGTCGAAACCGAGCGCTCACGCCAGTTCAATCAGCCGGGGTGGTACGGCCTGCATGTCAGAACGGCAGATGCGGGTCTGTGGCAACAGCTGGAAAAGAGCGGGCTGGACACGCTGCGCCCGCTCTCCCCCGCTGTGCTGCACACCAGCGTTCGTGAGGGCTGGCCGGAATATCAGCGCTTGCAGAATGAAGGCTGGCAGGAGCACGAGCGCACATGGCTGAGCACCCTCGATCTGACCCACTTCGACGCGGCTTCTTTCGCGGCACGGGCGCAGCGAGCGCAGGCAGCGGGCATCGTGATCGGCACGCCGGAAGAACTCGGCTGGGACGGCAGCGAAGCCGTGCAGCGCAGGCTGTACGAACTCGTCGTGCTGCTGCTGAGCGACGTGCCCACCACCGACCCACTGATTCCCTGGCCCTTCGAGGTCTGGCAGCGCCGCATCATTCACGAGAACTTTCGGCCCAGCGGCCCGCTGATCGCGGTACACAGCGGCGAGTGGGTCGGCCTGACCGAGCTGTATCAGCCGATGCTGCCCAGGCCCGGCACACTGCGGCAGGGGCTGACCGGCGTGCGGCGTGAGTGGCGCGGCAACGGCGTGGCCTGGGCGCTGAAGCTGAAGGCGGCGGCGCGGGCGCAGGCACAGGGCTGGCGGCAGATTCTGACCAGCAACCACGTCAACAACCGCGAAATGCTGGGCATCAACGAGGCGATGGGCTTCGTGAAGGAACCCGCGCTGGTGGTGCTGAAGCGCGAGTGGAACGGCTGA
- a CDS encoding NuoB/complex I 20 kDa subunit family protein yields the protein MPLKELFERDWQELESQGVLFSSLEKLVAWGRSNSLWPATFGLACCAIEMMGSTDGRNDLARFGSEVFRASPRQADVMIVAGRLSKKMAPVMRRVYDQMPDPKWVISMGACASSGGMFNNYAVVQNVDSVVPVDVFVPGCPPRPEALIYAVMQLQKKVKGEAFDSYGTQLPMVDAWTR from the coding sequence ATGCCGCTGAAAGAACTCTTCGAGCGCGACTGGCAGGAACTCGAATCGCAGGGCGTGCTGTTTTCCAGCCTGGAAAAACTGGTGGCCTGGGGCCGCAGCAACAGCCTCTGGCCCGCCACTTTCGGCCTGGCCTGTTGCGCCATCGAGATGATGGGCAGCACCGACGGGCGCAACGATCTGGCGCGGTTCGGCAGCGAGGTGTTCCGCGCCAGCCCTCGGCAGGCCGACGTGATGATCGTGGCGGGCCGCCTGAGCAAGAAGATGGCCCCGGTGATGCGGCGCGTCTACGACCAGATGCCTGATCCCAAATGGGTGATTTCGATGGGCGCGTGCGCCAGCAGCGGCGGCATGTTCAATAACTATGCCGTCGTTCAGAACGTGGATAGCGTGGTGCCTGTCGATGTTTTTGTGCCCGGCTGCCCGCCCCGCCCCGAAGCGCTGATCTATGCCGTGATGCAGCTTCAGAAGAAGGTGAAGGGCGAGGCGTTCGACAGCTACGGAACGCAGCTTCCGATGGTGGACGCATGGACGCGCTGA
- a CDS encoding LabA-like NYN domain-containing protein yields the protein MQYVVHKPRIGLFIDTQNLYHSARDLLERTVNFETILNSAREGRELVHAIAYTVEKEGEGTARPFIYKLSALGYKVRRMNLTLHHVAEGGRPIYEGNWDMGIVADMFRLIDHLDVVVLGSGDGDFTDIVEVLQERGKRVEVVAFREHTAQKLVDVADRFIHLPDIEDALMPARHRPVAATPE from the coding sequence ATGCAATACGTTGTTCACAAACCCAGAATCGGCCTGTTTATCGACACCCAGAACCTTTATCACAGCGCCCGCGACCTGCTGGAGCGCACGGTCAATTTCGAGACCATCCTCAATTCGGCCCGCGAAGGGCGCGAACTGGTGCACGCCATCGCCTACACCGTCGAGAAGGAAGGCGAGGGCACGGCGCGGCCGTTCATCTACAAGCTCTCGGCGCTGGGCTATAAGGTGCGCCGCATGAACCTGACGCTGCACCACGTCGCAGAGGGCGGGCGACCCATCTATGAAGGCAACTGGGACATGGGCATCGTGGCCGATATGTTCCGGCTGATCGACCACCTCGACGTGGTGGTGCTGGGCAGCGGCGACGGTGATTTCACCGATATCGTCGAGGTTTTGCAGGAGCGGGGCAAGCGGGTCGAGGTTGTGGCTTTCCGCGAGCACACCGCGCAGAAGCTGGTGGACGTGGCCGACCGCTTCATTCACCTGCCCGACATCGAAGATGCGCTGATGCCTGCCCGTCACCGCCCGGTCGCCGCCACGCCGGAATGA
- a CDS encoding sensor histidine kinase, whose translation MMALASAVPMAELVHVADAEGLLRETHLTPPDVVLLYTDLPSRVPLHDVLGMLRGREDLVHTRWLAVGTQGLGPMLQAGADALMSDNTPTEAMASQVRTLLERVRQTREQTERMATLQRRMDTWEHEERVRDQLVHMLVHDLKNPIAAVLGLLEVVEDDADLSGESRELVKLAREETYHLLHLSVNMLDVRKIQAGKMKLNTELVFAVQFTEVIEQARGDVGVGMRERHLRIQVPGEMPPVVADPEILRRIYANLLSNAMKHTTTGGVITLRAQVQGNELLCAIHDDGEGIPAEDIPNLFAAFEQSRLTLHGRFDTGMGLAFCKLAVEGHGGRIWVESERGKGASFYFTLPLAMETEDDDFADLLV comes from the coding sequence ATGATGGCGCTGGCATCGGCTGTTCCGATGGCTGAGCTGGTGCATGTCGCAGACGCTGAAGGGCTGCTGCGCGAAACACATCTGACACCGCCGGATGTGGTGCTGCTGTATACCGATCTTCCCAGCCGGGTGCCGCTTCACGACGTGCTGGGGATGCTGCGGGGCCGTGAAGATCTGGTGCATACCCGCTGGCTGGCGGTGGGCACGCAGGGCCTTGGCCCGATGCTTCAGGCCGGAGCCGACGCCCTGATGAGCGACAACACCCCCACCGAGGCGATGGCCTCGCAGGTGCGGACGCTGCTGGAGCGGGTGCGGCAGACCCGTGAACAGACCGAGCGCATGGCGACCCTGCAACGCCGCATGGACACCTGGGAACACGAGGAACGGGTGCGCGACCAGCTCGTTCACATGCTGGTCCACGACCTGAAAAACCCCATCGCGGCAGTGCTGGGCCTGCTGGAAGTGGTGGAAGACGACGCCGACCTGAGCGGCGAATCTCGTGAACTGGTCAAGCTGGCACGCGAAGAAACCTATCATCTGCTCCACCTGTCGGTGAACATGCTTGATGTCCGCAAGATTCAGGCAGGCAAGATGAAGCTGAACACCGAACTGGTCTTCGCGGTGCAGTTCACCGAAGTGATCGAGCAGGCACGCGGCGATGTGGGCGTAGGCATGCGTGAACGGCATCTGCGGATACAGGTGCCGGGCGAAATGCCCCCGGTGGTGGCCGACCCGGAAATTCTGCGGCGTATCTATGCCAACCTGCTTTCAAACGCCATGAAGCACACCACCACGGGCGGGGTCATCACGCTGCGGGCGCAGGTGCAGGGCAACGAACTGCTGTGTGCCATCCACGACGACGGCGAGGGCATTCCCGCCGAAGACATTCCCAACCTGTTCGCGGCCTTCGAGCAGTCGCGCCTGACGCTGCACGGCAGATTCGACACCGGCATGGGTCTGGCTTTCTGCAAACTGGCAGTCGAGGGACACGGCGGGCGCATCTGGGTCGAGTCGGAGCGGGGCAAGGGCGCGAGTTTCTACTTCACGCTGCCGCTGGCGATGGAAACCGAAGACGACGATTTCGCTGATCTGCTGGTGTAA
- a CDS encoding methyltransferase domain-containing protein, which produces MEAFHRPEQENSDAQPNSCHISRTLGGYRTHSGQDCSSRQRFGTPLFYHEQAVWGRPEEPLPRRRASHWKPSLLPVAFDRRIWVEDHYSKAMTDSPTARHRAAFPSEAASILRARSLQTDYSHLSQSLKPGQRVLDVGCGTGAVTAGIAKMVSPGEVIGIDTNVGLIAEALQSHRFPNLTFQCANIYELEHLKELHIGFDVVVAARVLQWLAHPADALEQMISVLKPGGTLFILDYNHIKARLSPTPPTTMLHFRERYLAWRKDAGMDNEIADHLVELMQKKGLADVNSTEHHELTRRGETDFDRRIGLWADVASTRGHQVVADAYLSEQERQTAVDDFRDWMHNDAAEQYFYLLSVMGTKGP; this is translated from the coding sequence ATGGAAGCTTTTCACAGACCGGAACAAGAGAACTCAGACGCTCAGCCGAACTCGTGCCATATTTCACGAACTTTGGGCGGATACCGGACTCACTCTGGACAGGACTGCTCAAGCAGACAACGTTTTGGTACGCCTCTGTTTTATCACGAACAGGCCGTGTGGGGCAGGCCAGAGGAGCCGTTACCCCGCCGCCGAGCGTCTCACTGGAAGCCGTCGTTGCTGCCGGTTGCATTTGATCGGCGCATATGGGTAGAGGATCACTACAGTAAGGCTATGACGGATTCTCCAACAGCACGACACAGGGCCGCTTTCCCAAGCGAAGCCGCCAGTATTTTAAGAGCACGTTCGTTACAGACTGACTATAGCCATTTATCACAGTCGCTCAAGCCAGGACAACGTGTTCTCGATGTTGGGTGTGGCACAGGTGCCGTGACGGCTGGAATCGCGAAGATGGTAAGCCCCGGGGAAGTTATCGGGATTGACACCAACGTGGGCCTCATTGCCGAAGCCCTTCAGAGTCATCGTTTCCCAAATCTGACATTTCAGTGCGCCAATATCTATGAACTTGAACATTTAAAAGAGCTTCATATAGGATTTGACGTTGTCGTGGCGGCCCGAGTCCTACAGTGGCTGGCTCATCCTGCCGACGCACTCGAACAGATGATTTCTGTTTTGAAGCCCGGCGGAACACTCTTTATCCTTGATTACAACCACATCAAGGCCCGGCTTTCGCCTACTCCGCCCACAACGATGCTGCATTTTCGGGAACGCTATCTAGCGTGGCGCAAAGACGCAGGCATGGACAACGAGATCGCTGATCATCTTGTAGAACTGATGCAGAAGAAAGGATTGGCTGATGTCAACAGCACCGAACACCACGAGCTGACCCGGCGTGGAGAGACTGACTTTGACCGCAGAATTGGCCTCTGGGCAGATGTCGCATCAACGAGAGGTCATCAGGTTGTTGCCGACGCCTATCTGAGCGAGCAGGAACGACAAACGGCCGTTGATGATTTTCGAGACTGGATGCACAACGATGCAGCCGAACAGTATTTCTACCTCTTAAGCGTGATGGGAACCAAGGGACCCTGA
- a CDS encoding M3 family metallopeptidase, with translation MTTAQDVVPTPQAAHNPLLDTQFLIPFDRIRPEHAEPAIDALIDQARADLEALAQSDDQSDFLKRLDSLTERLDTAVTVVHHLEGVMSSDAWRAARKVIQPKFSAFYTDLGMHAGLYAALKRFAASDAAAALDVVDARFLKLSLDDFRRSGADLSPADQARLKALNIELGEITSRYSSNSMDGVGAFELYVPAERLAGVPERVRQATARDADAHGQPGMHRLTLHAPTYIPVLTYAEDRALREELYRAFNAVGTGEGRDNTALLPDILRLRQEKAALLGYANYADYLLEDRMAKSGAGALAFERDLETRTRPAFLRENAELEAFYREQAGQDAPELASWDTAYWAEKQRLATYDFDNEALRPYFAIDDVLAGLFDIANRLFGVTVAPAEAPGWHPEVRFYTLHDEAGTHLASFYTDWFPRDSKRGGAWHNKLKTGGPQPDGSFRPHLGLMAGNLTPPSADAPALLSHDEVETVFHEFGHLLHSSLSRVPVRSLSGTSVAWDFVELPSHFMENWTWNREALNLFGRHYQTGEPVPDELYQKMLRARNFRAANAAMRQYSFATVDLALHTEYTPETGDPLSYSREMMAPFLPVPALPDDARMTNFGHLFSSPVGYAAGYYSYKWAEVLEADAFSRFEREGIFNRQTGQAFVNSVLSRGNSAAPDALFQEFMGRAPDPDALLRRSGLL, from the coding sequence ATGACCACTGCTCAGGACGTTGTACCCACCCCTCAAGCAGCACATAATCCACTGCTCGATACCCAATTTCTGATTCCCTTTGACCGTATCCGCCCGGAACACGCCGAACCCGCCATCGATGCGCTGATCGATCAGGCGCGGGCCGATCTGGAAGCGCTGGCGCAGTCTGATGATCAATCCGACTTTCTGAAGCGGCTCGACTCTCTGACCGAGCGCCTCGATACCGCCGTCACGGTGGTCCACCATCTGGAAGGCGTGATGTCGAGCGACGCGTGGCGGGCCGCCCGCAAGGTGATTCAGCCCAAGTTCAGCGCGTTTTATACCGATCTGGGGATGCACGCTGGCCTGTACGCCGCCCTGAAGCGCTTTGCTGCCAGCGACGCGGCTGCCGCTCTCGACGTCGTAGACGCCCGCTTCCTGAAACTCAGCCTCGACGACTTCCGGCGCAGTGGCGCAGATCTGTCGCCAGCAGATCAGGCGCGGCTCAAGGCGCTGAATATCGAGTTGGGCGAGATCACCAGCAGATACAGCAGCAACAGCATGGACGGCGTGGGGGCGTTCGAGCTGTACGTGCCTGCCGAGCGCCTTGCGGGTGTGCCAGAGCGCGTCCGGCAGGCCACGGCCCGCGACGCCGACGCGCATGGGCAGCCGGGAATGCACCGCCTGACGCTGCACGCCCCCACGTACATTCCGGTGCTGACCTACGCCGAAGACCGGGCGCTGCGCGAGGAACTGTACCGCGCCTTCAACGCCGTCGGGACGGGCGAGGGGCGCGACAACACCGCTCTGCTGCCCGACATTCTGCGGCTGCGTCAGGAAAAGGCCGCACTGCTGGGTTACGCCAATTACGCCGATTATCTGCTGGAAGACCGGATGGCCAAGAGCGGCGCAGGGGCGCTGGCGTTCGAGCGCGATCTGGAGACGCGCACCCGCCCGGCCTTTCTGCGCGAGAATGCCGAACTGGAAGCGTTCTATCGTGAGCAGGCCGGACAGGACGCGCCCGAACTGGCTTCCTGGGACACCGCGTACTGGGCGGAAAAACAGCGCCTCGCCACCTACGATTTCGACAACGAGGCGCTGCGCCCGTATTTCGCCATCGATGACGTTCTGGCAGGGCTGTTCGACATCGCCAATCGCCTGTTTGGGGTCACGGTCGCGCCTGCCGAGGCTCCCGGCTGGCATCCCGAGGTGCGCTTCTACACCCTTCACGACGAGGCAGGCACGCATCTCGCCAGCTTCTACACCGACTGGTTCCCGCGTGACAGCAAGCGCGGCGGGGCCTGGCACAACAAGCTCAAGACCGGTGGGCCGCAGCCCGACGGCAGCTTTCGCCCGCACCTGGGGCTGATGGCGGGCAACCTGACGCCGCCCAGCGCCGACGCGCCCGCGCTGCTCAGCCACGATGAAGTGGAAACGGTGTTCCATGAATTCGGCCATCTGCTGCACAGTTCGCTGTCGCGGGTGCCGGTGAGATCGCTGTCGGGCACCAGTGTCGCCTGGGATTTCGTGGAACTGCCGTCGCATTTCATGGAGAACTGGACCTGGAACAGAGAGGCGCTGAACCTGTTCGGGCGGCACTATCAGACGGGCGAGCCTGTGCCCGACGAGCTGTATCAGAAGATGCTGCGTGCCCGCAATTTTCGGGCGGCCAATGCGGCCATGCGTCAGTACTCGTTTGCCACCGTCGATCTGGCGCTGCACACCGAATACACCCCCGAGACGGGCGACCCGCTCAGCTATTCCCGCGAGATGATGGCCCCCTTCCTGCCGGTGCCCGCGCTGCCCGACGACGCCCGTATGACCAACTTCGGGCACCTGTTTTCCAGTCCGGTGGGCTACGCAGCGGGCTACTACAGCTACAAGTGGGCCGAAGTGCTGGAGGCCGACGCCTTCTCGCGCTTCGAGAGGGAAGGCATCTTCAATCGCCAGACCGGGCAGGCGTTCGTGAACTCGGTGTTGTCGAGGGGCAACAGCGCCGCGCCAGACGCTCTGTTTCAGGAATTTATGGGCCGCGCTCCCGACCCCGACGCTCTGCTGAGGCGCAGCGGCCTGCTGTAA
- a CDS encoding NADH-quinone oxidoreductase subunit C, translated as MTTLDPRRDPLSPQFSDWLTSLDVKADDSAEPTALVPADDLIRVARLLKSDGFMLLDSIGLDYSQYVEERPARYCVLHNVFHPTDYRRLFLRVYVPESGEIPSLYQVWKAANYLEREVYDLMGVVFAGHPDMRKVLTPDDLEGHPLRKDFPIGETPTLFRDGRFLDPAAFRAGLSGQSAGLTGWRGALRRGEQSQPLPPVMPEGGPK; from the coding sequence ATGACCACCCTCGATCCGCGCCGCGATCCGCTGTCGCCGCAGTTTTCCGACTGGCTGACCAGCCTGGACGTGAAGGCCGACGACAGCGCCGAACCCACTGCCCTCGTGCCCGCCGACGACCTGATCCGGGTGGCGCGGCTGCTCAAGTCGGACGGATTCATGCTGCTCGACAGTATCGGGCTGGACTATTCGCAGTACGTCGAGGAGCGCCCCGCCCGCTACTGCGTGCTGCACAACGTTTTCCATCCGACCGATTATCGCCGCCTGTTTCTGCGGGTGTATGTGCCGGAGTCGGGCGAAATTCCCAGTCTTTATCAGGTGTGGAAGGCCGCCAATTATCTGGAGCGCGAGGTGTACGACCTGATGGGCGTGGTCTTTGCCGGGCATCCCGACATGCGAAAAGTGTTGACGCCCGATGATCTGGAAGGCCACCCGCTCCGCAAGGATTTCCCGATTGGCGAGACGCCCACACTCTTTCGTGATGGGCGTTTTCTCGATCCTGCCGCCTTTCGTGCGGGCCTGAGCGGACAGAGCGCGGGTCTGACCGGATGGCGCGGGGCGCTGCGCCGGGGCGAGCAGTCACAGCCGCTTCCACCCGTGATGCCGGAAGGAGGGCCGAAATGA